The following are encoded together in the Bacillus sp. NP157 genome:
- a CDS encoding MarR family transcriptional regulator, with the protein MSGDTSTPAATLHLGRDLMLAGSRLRDAVGRRAQREFGITALQGDMLLLLATRGSMISTELAAACGVNASTVTHAVDAGIERGLMKRTRNDADRRLVDIGLTPAGKRMAERVRALIADVARNALEGVGAPHLLVLAESLAQVSKNLDRY; encoded by the coding sequence ATGAGCGGCGATACCTCCACACCCGCCGCGACCTTGCACCTTGGAAGGGACCTGATGCTCGCGGGCTCGCGGTTGCGTGATGCGGTGGGTCGTCGTGCGCAGCGCGAGTTCGGGATCACGGCGCTGCAGGGCGACATGTTGCTGTTGCTCGCCACCCGCGGCAGCATGATCTCGACCGAACTGGCCGCCGCCTGCGGGGTGAATGCAAGCACGGTGACCCATGCCGTCGATGCCGGGATCGAACGTGGCCTGATGAAGCGCACGCGCAACGACGCGGATCGCCGCCTGGTCGACATCGGCCTGACCCCGGCGGGCAAGCGCATGGCCGAGCGCGTGCGCGCGCTGATCGCCGACGTGGCACGCAACGCGCTGGAAGGCGTGGGTGCGCCGCACCTGCTGGTGCTGGCCGAGAGCCTGGCCCAGGTCAGCAAGAACCTCGATCGGTACTAG
- a CDS encoding homoserine/threonine efflux transporter, which yields MASTFLTLAIVQLVALVTPGPDFFFVSQLAASRSRREAIAGVVGIAMGVAVWAALALLGLQLLLHRLAWLERGIAIAGGAYLCWMGIQMLRASWKARPDAAVPTVDVRGSSPGRALLRGLLTNLANPKAAIYFASIFSAFVGEGIQAGARWGLWAMVTAETFLWFGVVAAIFALPAMRRGYVRASRWIDGGAGAIFTLFGLHLILARRAI from the coding sequence ATGGCTTCGACCTTCCTTACCCTTGCGATCGTCCAGCTCGTGGCCCTGGTCACGCCTGGCCCGGATTTCTTCTTCGTCAGCCAGCTGGCCGCCAGCCGCTCGCGCCGCGAGGCCATCGCCGGGGTGGTCGGCATCGCCATGGGCGTGGCGGTCTGGGCGGCGCTGGCCCTGCTTGGCCTGCAGCTACTGTTGCACCGCCTGGCCTGGCTGGAGCGTGGCATCGCCATCGCCGGCGGCGCCTACCTCTGCTGGATGGGCATCCAGATGCTGCGGGCTTCGTGGAAGGCGCGGCCGGATGCCGCGGTGCCGACTGTCGACGTACGTGGCTCCAGTCCCGGCCGGGCCCTGCTGCGCGGCCTGTTGACCAACCTGGCCAACCCGAAGGCGGCGATCTACTTCGCGTCGATCTTCTCGGCCTTCGTCGGCGAGGGCATCCAGGCCGGCGCCCGCTGGGGCCTGTGGGCCATGGTCACCGCCGAGACCTTCCTCTGGTTCGGGGTGGTCGCGGCGATCTTCGCCCTCCCGGCCATGCGCCGCGGCTACGTCCGCGCCAGCCGCTGGATCGACGGCGGCGCCGGGGCGATCTTCACCCTGTTCGGCCTGCACCTGATCCTCGCGCGCCGGGCGATCTAG
- a CDS encoding NupC/NupG family nucleoside CNT transporter → MLGHVLFGLFGLAVLVGIAFCFSNNKRSVDWKLVATGISLQIVFAAIVLKVPLGRDVFDAIATGFVHLLDYVEVGSRFIFGSLLDTDKFGVIFAVKVLPTIIFFAALTGVLYHIGVMQQIVKGMAWVITKVMRVSGAETTSVCASVFIGQTEAPLTIKPYIERMTQAELMTVMIGGMAHIAGSVMAAYVAMLGGDDPASRLFYAKHLLTASVMAAPATMVLAKILVPETQEPLTRGTVKIEVEKTTANVIDAAATGAGDGLKLALNVGAMLLAFIALIALVNGPVQWVGTIGGDHSINAWLTANAGHPVVFSLETIFGWVLAPVAWLIGVPWHDASLVGSFIGEKVVINEFVAYADLAKHLPDLLPESRLIATYALCGFANFSSIAIQIGGIGGLAPNRRADLARLGLRAVLGGSIATFMTATIAGVLERF, encoded by the coding sequence ATGCTCGGCCACGTTCTGTTTGGCCTGTTCGGTTTGGCGGTGCTCGTCGGTATCGCTTTCTGCTTCTCCAATAACAAGCGGTCGGTGGACTGGAAGCTGGTCGCCACCGGCATCAGCCTGCAGATCGTCTTCGCCGCCATCGTGCTGAAGGTGCCGCTGGGCCGCGACGTCTTCGACGCCATCGCGACCGGCTTCGTGCACCTGCTCGACTACGTGGAAGTGGGCTCGCGCTTCATCTTCGGCTCGCTGCTGGACACCGATAAGTTCGGCGTGATCTTCGCCGTGAAGGTGCTGCCGACCATCATCTTCTTCGCCGCCCTCACCGGCGTGCTGTACCACATCGGCGTCATGCAGCAGATCGTCAAGGGCATGGCCTGGGTGATCACCAAGGTGATGCGCGTGTCCGGTGCGGAAACCACCAGCGTCTGCGCCAGCGTGTTCATCGGCCAGACCGAAGCGCCGCTGACGATCAAGCCGTACATCGAACGGATGACCCAGGCCGAGCTGATGACCGTCATGATCGGCGGCATGGCCCACATCGCCGGCTCGGTGATGGCCGCCTACGTGGCGATGCTCGGCGGCGACGACCCGGCCTCGCGCCTGTTCTACGCAAAGCACCTGCTCACCGCCAGCGTCATGGCCGCCCCGGCGACGATGGTGCTGGCCAAGATCCTGGTCCCCGAAACACAGGAACCGCTGACCCGCGGAACCGTGAAGATCGAAGTCGAGAAGACCACGGCCAACGTGATCGACGCGGCCGCCACGGGCGCCGGCGACGGCCTCAAGCTGGCGCTGAACGTCGGTGCCATGCTGCTCGCCTTCATCGCCCTGATCGCGCTGGTGAACGGCCCGGTGCAGTGGGTCGGTACGATCGGCGGCGACCACAGCATCAATGCGTGGCTGACCGCTAACGCCGGCCATCCGGTGGTGTTCAGCCTTGAAACCATCTTCGGCTGGGTGCTGGCCCCGGTCGCCTGGCTGATCGGCGTGCCCTGGCACGACGCCAGCCTGGTCGGCAGCTTCATCGGCGAAAAGGTCGTCATCAACGAGTTCGTCGCCTACGCCGACCTCGCCAAACACCTGCCCGACCTGTTGCCGGAAAGCCGCCTGATCGCGACCTACGCGCTGTGCGGCTTCGCCAACTTCTCGTCCATCGCCATCCAGATCGGCGGCATCGGTGGCCTCGCCCCGAACCGTCGTGCCGACCTCGCCCGCCTGGGCCTGCGTGCGGTGCTCGGCGGTTCCATCGCGACCTTCATGACGGCGACCATCGCCGGCGTGCTCGAGCGATTCTGA
- a CDS encoding glutaminyl-peptide cyclotransferase encodes MPQPASLVAAALALATAAMPAAAKDAPTHAYTVVHRYPHDPKAFTEGLVYDNGFLYESTGEYEGAGVRKVRLETGEVVQQRDVPQGFFGEGIIFSGPYLLQLTWQQGVGFLYDRNTFELKAGIRYSGEGWALTRDDTHLYMSDGTPVIRVLDPDTFRQTGSISVTAGGVPLQKINELEWVKGVIYANVWQTNRIAQIDPKSGHVIGWLDLTALAKEQPNQADIDAVLNGIAYDAKGDRLFVTGKRWKTLYEIRLHP; translated from the coding sequence ATGCCACAGCCTGCCTCCCTGGTCGCCGCCGCCCTCGCGTTGGCCACCGCCGCGATGCCCGCGGCCGCCAAAGACGCGCCCACCCACGCCTATACCGTCGTCCACCGCTACCCGCACGACCCGAAAGCCTTCACCGAAGGCCTCGTCTACGACAACGGGTTCCTCTACGAGAGCACCGGCGAGTACGAAGGTGCCGGCGTGCGCAAGGTGCGCCTGGAAACCGGCGAAGTGGTGCAGCAACGCGACGTACCCCAGGGCTTCTTCGGCGAAGGCATCATCTTCAGCGGGCCCTACCTGCTCCAGCTCACCTGGCAGCAAGGCGTCGGCTTCCTCTACGACCGCAACACCTTCGAGCTGAAAGCAGGTATCCGCTACAGCGGCGAAGGCTGGGCACTGACCCGCGACGACACCCACCTGTACATGAGCGACGGCACCCCGGTGATCCGCGTGCTCGACCCCGACACGTTCCGGCAGACCGGCAGCATCAGCGTCACCGCCGGCGGCGTGCCGCTGCAGAAGATCAACGAGCTGGAATGGGTCAAGGGCGTGATCTACGCCAACGTGTGGCAGACCAACCGCATCGCGCAGATCGATCCGAAGAGCGGCCACGTCATCGGCTGGCTCGACCTCACGGCGCTTGCGAAGGAACAGCCCAACCAGGCGGACATCGACGCCGTGCTCAACGGCATCGCCTACGACGCGAAGGGCGATCGGCTCTTCGTCACCGGCAAACGCTGGAAAACCCTCTACGAAATCCGCCTGCACCCGTAG
- a CDS encoding M1 family metallopeptidase: protein MRKTLVSAIAFALSGLSTVAVAAPATADAQLATTQLPRSVRPSHYDVVVVPHADKLAFDGKVGIDIDVLEPTATITLNAIDMTFANVVLAPVKGKARFAAPKVSVDAANQTATFTFDHAVPAGAYRLSMDYTGKIGTQANGLFAIDYDTKADGKKRALYTQFENSDARRFIPSWDEPAYKATFTLSATVPTKDMAVSNMPAASKKDVGNGMTTWTFGQSPKMSTYLVFFGTGEFDRITTKSEGVEIGVITQKGLTSQAQFTLDSGKAVLQEYNSYFGVPYPLPKLDNIASPGQSQFFSAMENWGAIYTFEYALLLDPSISTQGDKQEVFNTAAHEMAHQWFGDLVTMRWWDDLWLNEGFASWLASRTTERLHPEWHTNLDAVGTREGAMSRDAVATTHPVVQHVETVEQASQAFDAITYAKGESVIRMLEAYVGPDAWRKGVQAYIKAHAYSNTVSDDLWKEIDAAAGKPVSQIAHDFTLQPGIPLVKVESVTCANGSTTVKLSQGEFTRDRPDKKALAWHVPVIAKTVGGAPSTTLLENGSGSITVAGCGPVVVNAGQTGYFRTLYAPAQAKAVQGAFAKLDPIDQLGVMADTWALGMVGQQPTSDVLDLIKAAQVDATPQLWDDIASDLSSLDSYYDGDAKRQAAFRKYAIARLSPKMDQLGWEAKQGEEAPVAILRSHLIGTLGTLGDAKVVAEARKRYASNAMPTELRKVILGVVATNADAATWDKLHEQAKAEKTPLVKDRLYALLAAARDEALAKRALDLALTDEPGATNSASMIRGVSYRHPELGFDFAVAHMDKVNTFVDSTSAARYYPALASSSLDLKTIDKVQAFATKNIAEGSRRDADTVATTIRYRVMVRDQRLPAVDAWLKNNSK from the coding sequence ATGCGTAAAACACTCGTCAGCGCGATCGCCTTCGCGCTTTCCGGCCTCTCCACCGTGGCCGTCGCCGCGCCGGCCACCGCCGATGCCCAGCTCGCCACCACCCAGCTGCCGCGCAGCGTCCGCCCGTCGCATTACGACGTGGTCGTCGTACCGCACGCCGACAAGCTGGCGTTCGATGGCAAGGTCGGCATCGACATCGACGTGCTCGAGCCCACCGCGACGATCACCCTCAACGCCATCGACATGACGTTCGCCAACGTCGTCCTCGCCCCGGTGAAGGGCAAGGCCAGGTTCGCCGCGCCGAAGGTCTCCGTCGATGCGGCGAACCAGACCGCCACGTTCACCTTCGACCACGCCGTGCCCGCCGGCGCCTACCGCCTGTCGATGGACTACACCGGCAAGATCGGCACCCAGGCCAACGGCCTGTTCGCGATCGACTACGACACCAAGGCCGACGGCAAGAAGCGCGCGCTGTACACGCAGTTCGAGAACTCCGATGCCCGCCGCTTCATCCCTTCGTGGGACGAGCCGGCTTACAAGGCCACCTTTACCCTCAGCGCCACCGTGCCCACGAAGGACATGGCGGTGAGCAACATGCCAGCCGCCTCGAAGAAAGACGTCGGAAACGGCATGACCACCTGGACCTTCGGCCAGTCGCCGAAGATGTCGACCTACCTGGTGTTCTTCGGTACCGGTGAATTCGATCGCATCACCACCAAGAGCGAAGGCGTCGAAATCGGCGTCATCACCCAGAAGGGCCTGACCTCGCAGGCACAGTTCACGCTGGACTCCGGCAAGGCGGTGCTGCAGGAATACAACAGCTATTTCGGCGTGCCGTACCCGCTGCCGAAGCTCGACAACATCGCTTCGCCGGGCCAGAGCCAGTTCTTCTCGGCGATGGAAAACTGGGGTGCGATCTACACGTTCGAATACGCGCTGCTGCTCGATCCGAGCATTTCCACCCAGGGCGACAAGCAGGAAGTGTTCAACACCGCGGCGCATGAAATGGCGCACCAGTGGTTCGGCGACCTCGTGACCATGCGCTGGTGGGACGACCTGTGGCTCAACGAAGGCTTTGCCTCGTGGCTGGCCTCGCGCACCACCGAGCGCCTGCACCCGGAATGGCACACCAACCTCGACGCCGTCGGCACCCGCGAAGGCGCGATGAGCCGCGACGCCGTGGCCACGACGCATCCGGTGGTGCAGCACGTGGAAACGGTGGAGCAGGCCAGCCAGGCCTTCGACGCCATCACCTATGCCAAGGGCGAGTCGGTGATCCGCATGCTCGAGGCCTACGTGGGCCCGGATGCATGGCGCAAGGGCGTGCAGGCCTACATCAAGGCGCATGCCTATTCGAACACGGTGTCCGACGACCTGTGGAAAGAGATCGACGCGGCGGCGGGCAAGCCGGTGTCGCAGATCGCCCATGACTTCACCCTCCAGCCGGGCATCCCGCTGGTGAAGGTGGAATCGGTCACCTGCGCGAACGGCTCCACCACCGTGAAGCTGTCGCAGGGTGAGTTCACCCGTGACCGCCCGGACAAGAAGGCCCTGGCCTGGCACGTGCCGGTGATCGCGAAGACCGTCGGCGGCGCGCCGTCGACCACGCTGCTCGAGAACGGCAGCGGTTCGATCACCGTCGCCGGCTGTGGCCCGGTCGTGGTCAATGCCGGCCAGACCGGTTACTTCCGCACGCTGTATGCGCCGGCCCAGGCCAAGGCCGTGCAGGGTGCCTTCGCGAAGCTCGACCCGATCGACCAGCTCGGCGTGATGGCCGATACCTGGGCGCTGGGCATGGTCGGCCAGCAGCCGACCTCGGACGTGCTCGACCTGATAAAGGCCGCGCAGGTCGACGCCACGCCGCAGCTGTGGGACGACATCGCCAGCGACCTGTCCAGCCTGGACAGCTACTACGACGGCGACGCGAAGCGCCAGGCGGCGTTCCGCAAGTACGCCATCGCACGCCTGTCGCCGAAGATGGACCAGCTGGGCTGGGAAGCGAAGCAGGGCGAAGAAGCCCCTGTCGCGATCCTGCGCTCGCACCTGATCGGCACGCTGGGCACGCTCGGCGATGCGAAGGTGGTGGCCGAGGCCCGCAAGCGCTACGCCAGCAACGCCATGCCGACCGAACTGCGCAAGGTCATCCTCGGCGTGGTCGCGACCAACGCGGATGCGGCCACGTGGGACAAGCTGCACGAGCAGGCGAAGGCGGAGAAGACCCCGCTGGTGAAGGACCGCTTGTACGCGCTGCTCGCCGCGGCGCGTGACGAAGCCCTCGCAAAGCGTGCGCTCGACCTCGCCCTTACCGACGAGCCGGGCGCGACCAACAGCGCGAGCATGATCCGCGGTGTCTCGTACCGCCATCCGGAGCTGGGCTTCGACTTCGCCGTCGCGCACATGGACAAGGTCAACACCTTCGTCGACTCCACCTCGGCGGCGCGCTACTACCCGGCCCTGGCCTCGAGCTCGCTGGACCTGAAGACGATCGACAAGGTCCAGGCGTTCGCGACGAAGAACATCGCCGAAGGCTCGCGCCGTGACGCGGACACCGTCGCCACCACCATCCGCTACCGCGTGATGGTGCGCGACCAGCGCCTCCCCGCCGTCGACGCCTGGCTGAAGAACAACAGCAAGTAA
- a CDS encoding sel1 repeat family protein produces the protein MSEGTRGGVLGDHRFVAEMDALQRFGRLEKDAQLGDAQAQFRVGVMYFTGDHVAEDPARSAHWLRRAADQGHLDGQFRLGTQYAEGRGVARDSVEAAAWYRRAAEAGHAEAQCSLGTLYARGHGVTADRREALHWWGLAADQGHAQACVNLGVSHYFGRGVPRDAELAFAFYMKAVERGEPASRGYADALCSIAHMYCDGVGVARDPVMGARHYRRAAELGNSIAQFALGKMYLEASGLPGDIEQARHWFGQAAAQGDSEAKQRLAELDAEEALPEATPRQVATGPQDAAGQYQLGMRLATGDGIARNDPDAVRWLALAAERGHANAQHALARMIDGGRGVPRNVEEVLRLLRLSANQGVPEAQYDLGRMHERGDGVPANTAFARAWFRKAASRGHLQALRKLDRPRWWKFW, from the coding sequence ATGTCGGAAGGGACCAGGGGCGGTGTGCTCGGCGATCATCGATTCGTCGCCGAGATGGACGCCCTCCAGAGATTCGGGCGACTCGAAAAAGATGCGCAGCTCGGTGACGCGCAGGCGCAGTTTCGCGTCGGCGTCATGTATTTCACCGGCGACCACGTGGCGGAAGACCCGGCACGTTCGGCGCACTGGCTACGCCGTGCCGCCGACCAGGGCCACCTCGATGGCCAGTTCCGCCTCGGCACGCAGTACGCCGAAGGCCGCGGCGTGGCACGCGACAGCGTCGAAGCCGCCGCCTGGTACCGGCGTGCCGCCGAGGCCGGGCATGCCGAAGCGCAGTGCTCGCTGGGCACCCTCTATGCGCGTGGCCATGGGGTCACCGCCGACCGCCGCGAAGCGCTGCACTGGTGGGGCCTCGCCGCCGACCAGGGCCACGCCCAGGCCTGCGTGAACCTGGGTGTCTCGCATTATTTCGGGCGCGGCGTGCCGCGTGACGCCGAGCTCGCCTTCGCCTTCTACATGAAGGCGGTCGAGCGCGGCGAACCGGCCAGCCGCGGCTACGCCGATGCCCTGTGCAGCATCGCGCACATGTATTGCGACGGCGTGGGCGTGGCCCGCGACCCGGTCATGGGTGCACGGCATTACCGTCGCGCCGCCGAACTGGGCAACAGCATCGCCCAATTCGCGCTGGGCAAGATGTACCTGGAGGCCAGCGGCCTCCCCGGCGACATCGAGCAGGCTCGCCACTGGTTCGGCCAGGCGGCGGCACAGGGCGACAGTGAGGCAAAGCAGCGCCTGGCGGAGCTGGACGCCGAAGAAGCCCTGCCCGAGGCCACGCCGCGACAGGTCGCGACCGGCCCGCAGGACGCCGCCGGGCAGTACCAGCTGGGCATGCGCCTGGCGACCGGCGATGGCATCGCGCGTAACGACCCCGACGCGGTCCGCTGGCTGGCGCTGGCCGCCGAGCGTGGCCATGCCAACGCCCAGCACGCGCTGGCCCGGATGATCGACGGTGGCCGCGGTGTGCCGCGCAATGTCGAGGAAGTGCTGCGGCTGCTGCGCCTATCGGCCAACCAGGGCGTGCCGGAGGCGCAGTACGACCTCGGCCGCATGCACGAGCGTGGCGACGGGGTGCCGGCCAACACGGCCTTCGCCCGGGCCTGGTTCCGCAAGGCCGCCTCGCGCGGCCACCTGCAGGCCCTGCGCAAGCTGGACCGGCCGCGCTGGTGGAAGTTCTGGTGA
- a CDS encoding response regulator, which yields MATPDTILVVDDNVPTRYALRRTLERGGYTVLEAGTGTDGLAMLGANDIDAIVLDVNLPDMSGFDIVRDLRANPDTQLLPVVHVSAASIDTADLIAGLDNGADGYLPHPVDPGVLLATIRTLLRVRDTERALRESEARVREIFTTIGAPMAVVDGSLNVIESNDAFARLLERSGGDLEACFEPDQNDLLDAMRAALDGMRRWRGVLCMHSRDGIRETEWRVTPYRDHAGMVSVEDVTDQRRREREQLEQIDSATSQLAVEIAVRERTESQLVQAQKMDALGKLTGGIAHDFNNLLTSIITGIDLINRQVEAGRPAGVQRFADAALGSARRAAALTHRLLAFARQQPLDAKATDVNERVLSMEDMLRRTLGENVTLRSELAYGRMVASVDGNQLDNAVLNLVINARDAMPSGGNIRLSTRLEIAGPDTDLQPGTYVVLTVSDTGTGIDPELLEKVFEPFFTTKPIGKGTGLGLSMIYGFARQSGGRAVIESQVGRGTDVSLWLPADEGEIEPVRPRHTEVEGGRGETILLVEDTDSLRELACAALEGAGYHCISTGNIDQALRYLRGDEGIDLLLTDVGMPDMDGRDLAGTARAWRPTLPVLFMTGYAENALEPGRFLGAGMEMLLKPFEVDTLLLRVRGMLA from the coding sequence ATGGCGACGCCTGACACGATCCTCGTCGTCGACGACAATGTCCCCACGCGCTATGCGCTGCGCCGCACCCTGGAGCGTGGCGGTTACACCGTGCTGGAAGCCGGCACCGGCACCGACGGCCTGGCCATGCTCGGCGCGAACGATATCGATGCGATCGTGCTCGACGTGAACCTGCCGGACATGAGCGGCTTCGACATCGTCCGCGACCTGCGCGCGAACCCGGACACCCAGTTGCTTCCGGTGGTGCACGTCTCCGCAGCCTCGATCGACACGGCGGACCTGATCGCCGGCCTCGACAACGGCGCCGACGGTTACCTGCCGCATCCGGTCGATCCGGGCGTGCTGCTGGCGACCATCCGCACCCTGTTGCGCGTGCGCGATACCGAGCGGGCGCTGCGCGAATCCGAGGCACGGGTGCGCGAGATCTTCACCACCATCGGTGCGCCGATGGCCGTGGTCGATGGCAGCCTCAACGTCATCGAGAGCAACGACGCCTTCGCCCGCTTGCTCGAGCGCTCCGGCGGCGACCTCGAAGCCTGTTTCGAACCCGACCAGAACGACCTGCTCGATGCGATGCGCGCCGCCCTCGATGGCATGCGCCGCTGGCGCGGCGTGCTCTGCATGCATTCGCGCGATGGCATCCGCGAGACCGAATGGCGGGTCACGCCCTATCGTGACCACGCCGGCATGGTTTCGGTCGAAGACGTGACCGACCAGCGCCGCCGCGAACGCGAGCAGCTGGAACAGATCGACTCGGCGACCTCCCAGCTGGCCGTGGAGATCGCCGTCCGCGAGCGCACCGAATCGCAGCTCGTGCAGGCGCAGAAGATGGATGCGCTGGGCAAGCTCACCGGTGGCATCGCTCACGACTTCAACAACCTGCTGACCAGCATCATCACCGGCATCGACCTGATCAACCGCCAGGTGGAAGCCGGGCGGCCCGCCGGCGTGCAGCGCTTCGCCGACGCCGCGCTGGGTTCTGCCCGTCGCGCCGCCGCGCTCACGCATCGCCTGCTCGCCTTCGCTCGCCAGCAGCCACTCGATGCGAAGGCGACCGACGTGAACGAACGCGTCCTCTCCATGGAGGACATGCTGCGGCGCACGCTCGGGGAGAACGTCACGCTGCGTTCCGAGCTGGCCTATGGGCGGATGGTCGCCAGCGTCGACGGCAACCAGCTCGACAACGCCGTGCTCAACCTGGTGATCAATGCACGCGACGCCATGCCGTCGGGCGGCAATATTCGCCTCTCCACCCGGCTTGAAATCGCCGGCCCGGATACCGACCTGCAGCCGGGTACCTACGTCGTCCTTACCGTGTCCGATACGGGCACCGGCATCGATCCGGAGCTGCTGGAGAAGGTTTTCGAGCCATTCTTCACCACCAAGCCGATCGGCAAGGGCACCGGCCTTGGGTTGTCGATGATCTACGGCTTCGCCCGGCAGTCGGGCGGCCGCGCGGTGATCGAGAGCCAGGTGGGCCGGGGCACCGATGTGTCGCTCTGGCTGCCGGCCGACGAGGGCGAGATCGAGCCCGTACGGCCACGCCACACCGAGGTGGAGGGCGGCCGGGGCGAAACCATCCTGCTGGTCGAAGACACCGATTCGCTGCGCGAACTGGCCTGCGCGGCGCTGGAAGGCGCGGGCTACCACTGTATTTCCACCGGCAACATCGACCAGGCCCTGCGCTACCTGCGTGGGGACGAGGGCATCGACCTGCTGCTCACCGATGTGGGCATGCCCGACATGGACGGCCGCGACCTGGCCGGCACCGCACGCGCGTGGCGGCCCACCTTGCCCGTGCTGTTCATGACCGGCTACGCCGAGAACGCACTGGAGCCAGGGCGCTTCCTCGGCGCGGGCATGGAGATGCTGCTGAAGCCGTTCGAGGTCGACACCCTGCTGCTGCGGGTGCGCGGGATGCTCGCCTGA
- a CDS encoding ATP-binding protein, which yields MDVTHPGQQTLVVAIEDASQVGQARREASQAAVVAGFDETDAARVALVTTELATNVFRHAGRGEIHINVVPGNGARGVEVIGVDRGPGFDMAQCMPDGYSTAGSRGEGLGAIQRQADVLDLHADHRGAVVLARMYPRGFARADIRFGASQQRLHDETVCGDGWAMALRDDRISVLLVDGLGHGFAANDAAQACVAAWCADPYAESIGLMASLNDAMTGTRGGAVALASFDRPGGALRYVGIGNISGSLQTAEQSRGLASHPGIVGAKARAAQAFDFPDSTGKLLVMFSDGLQSRWNLRDYPGLLFRHPSVITSVLHRDFCRGRDDVTVFAIRLEASHDRR from the coding sequence ATGGACGTGACCCATCCCGGCCAGCAGACGCTCGTCGTGGCGATCGAAGATGCAAGCCAGGTCGGCCAGGCGCGTCGCGAGGCAAGCCAGGCGGCCGTGGTGGCCGGTTTCGACGAGACCGACGCGGCACGCGTCGCCCTCGTGACGACCGAGCTGGCCACCAACGTGTTCCGCCACGCCGGCCGTGGCGAGATCCACATCAACGTGGTGCCCGGCAATGGCGCGCGCGGCGTCGAGGTGATCGGCGTCGATCGTGGCCCCGGTTTCGACATGGCGCAGTGCATGCCCGACGGCTACTCCACGGCCGGCTCGCGCGGCGAAGGCCTCGGCGCCATCCAGCGCCAGGCCGACGTCCTCGACCTGCACGCCGACCATCGGGGTGCCGTGGTGCTCGCGCGCATGTATCCGCGTGGATTCGCCAGGGCCGACATCCGCTTCGGCGCAAGCCAGCAGCGGCTGCACGACGAAACCGTCTGTGGCGACGGCTGGGCCATGGCTTTGCGCGACGATCGCATCAGCGTGCTCCTGGTCGATGGCCTTGGCCACGGCTTCGCCGCCAATGATGCGGCGCAGGCGTGCGTCGCGGCGTGGTGTGCCGATCCGTACGCCGAGTCCATCGGGCTGATGGCCAGCCTCAACGATGCGATGACCGGCACCCGCGGCGGCGCGGTCGCCCTCGCCAGCTTCGATCGCCCCGGCGGTGCACTTCGCTACGTGGGGATCGGCAACATCTCCGGCTCGCTGCAAACTGCCGAGCAGTCGCGTGGCCTGGCTTCCCATCCCGGCATCGTGGGCGCGAAAGCGCGCGCGGCGCAGGCGTTCGATTTCCCGGATTCCACCGGTAAGCTGCTGGTGATGTTTTCCGATGGCCTGCAGTCGCGCTGGAACCTGCGCGACTATCCGGGCTTGCTGTTCCGCCATCCCTCCGTGATTACCTCGGTGCTGCATCGCGACTTCTGCCGAGGCCGTGACGATGTCACCGTTTTCGCCATCCGACTGGAGGCCAGCCATGACCGACGCTGA
- a CDS encoding anti-sigma regulatory factor — protein MTASHGTHPVRIEQDVVLARQLVRKLAVEAGLRLVDQTKLITAASELARNTVIYGGGGDMDWQLLEEGTRKGLRLVFRDEGPGIADMKLAMTDGWTSGNGLGLGLTGARRLVDEFSLESAPGTGTRVTICKWT, from the coding sequence ATGACCGCGTCGCATGGCACGCATCCCGTACGCATCGAACAGGACGTCGTGCTCGCGCGCCAGCTGGTGCGCAAACTCGCGGTCGAAGCCGGCCTGCGCCTGGTCGACCAGACCAAGCTGATCACCGCGGCCAGTGAGCTCGCCCGCAACACCGTGATCTACGGTGGCGGCGGCGACATGGACTGGCAGCTGTTGGAAGAGGGCACCCGCAAGGGCCTGCGCCTGGTTTTCCGCGACGAAGGGCCCGGCATTGCCGACATGAAGCTGGCCATGACCGATGGCTGGACCTCGGGCAACGGCCTTGGACTGGGCCTGACCGGTGCGCGCCGCCTGGTCGACGAATTCTCTCTGGAGAGTGCCCCCGGCACGGGAACGCGCGTGACGATCTGCAAATGGACGTGA
- a CDS encoding STAS domain-containing protein, translated as MERIPILRMGEFLLVTIQVDMHDQLALTLQDDLSNMISKTSAKGVLIDISALDIVDSFIGRMIGTISGLSKVMDASTVLVGMQPAVAITLVELGLTLPGVLTALNVERGMHLLRARVLS; from the coding sequence ATGGAGCGCATCCCGATCCTGCGCATGGGCGAGTTCCTCCTCGTCACCATCCAGGTCGACATGCATGACCAGCTTGCGCTGACCCTGCAGGACGACCTCTCCAACATGATCAGCAAGACCTCGGCGAAGGGCGTCCTCATCGACATTTCCGCCCTGGACATCGTCGACTCGTTCATCGGCCGGATGATCGGCACGATCTCCGGGCTGTCGAAGGTGATGGACGCCTCGACCGTGCTGGTCGGCATGCAGCCTGCCGTCGCGATCACCCTGGTCGAACTGGGACTCACACTGCCCGGCGTGCTCACCGCCCTGAACGTGGAGCGTGGCATGCACCTGCTGCGCGCACGCGTGCTTTCGTGA